The DNA sequence ACTTTTAGAAACATTAACGTTACCGAACGGAATTTGTTTTTCACCAGATGAAACAAAACTTTATGTAAATGATTCGCAAGCACATAAAATTTATGTGTGGGATGTTATTAATGATTCAACCATTACAAACAAAAAATTATTTTTTTCAATTCCGGTTAATGGTTATGCAGACGGAATGAAAACAGATTCAGCTGGATATATTTATTGCACGTGTTCATCTGCAGTTTGGGTAATTTCTCCCAATGGAGAACAAATTGGAAAAATTAATTTGCCATCAAATGTTTCTGCTTCAAATTGTGCTTGGGGTGAAAGTAATAGAACAACTATATTTATAACTGCGGGAAAATCCGTTTTTAAAACACGACCAATTTTAACATCGATAATTGAACAAAGTTCAGTAATCCCTAATAAAATTAAACTTTATCAAAATTATCCAAATCCATTTAATCCTACCACACATATAAATTACTCTATTCCTAAGCAAAGTTATATCACTTTAAAAATATTTAATGTGTTAGGAAAAGAAGTTAAAACGATACAAAAAGGAATTCTTCAAGCTGGTAATTACTCTATAATTGTAAATTCAGAAGGTTTATCAAGCGGAGTCTATTTTTATAGATTGGAATCAAAGGATTTTACTGAAACGAAAAAATTTATAATAACTAAATAAAATGAGGAACTCAAAATGGAATATAAGCGAAAAAAAATCTTTATCCTCTTGCTAACATTTTTTATAGCAATATTTATTTCTGGAAATATTTTTGCACAATTAGTAACAAACGGAAGTTTTGAAAAATCTGATACAGGAGTTGTTGCGGGAGCAGAAATAAATGGATGGTTAATTCAAGTTGCTGACGGAATATCACCTTCACCGGTTTATCAAATTATTGATATTAATGCTCAAGATGGTAATAAGGCTTTAAAGATAACAATTGCAGCGGTGGCAACAAATAATTGGGATATTCAAATAGTTGCAGATAGTATTCATGCAGAGCCGGGGAAAACATATTATTACTCGATTTGGGCAAAAGCAGAGAAACCTGGTGCACAAGTAAATTTTACAGTTGGAAATTATTCATATTCGGAATATGCAGCGTTAAGACCAGCAAATCTAACTACACAATGGAAAGAATTTAAATTAACTTTTTCAGTGAGTGATGGTCAAACTGTTATTAGAGCACCAATCCATTTTAATTATGCTGGGAATGTTGGTAATACAATTTACGTTGATAATTTAAAAATTATTAGTGAAGATTTTGCGAAAACACCAATAATAGTTGAAGCTGAATCCGGAATTGTTGGTAGCAATTTTTCAGTTCAGCAAGAGGGAGATATTACTTTTGTTACAACAACAAAAAACTATACCGGACTTAGTTTCCCGGAAGATTCAAATAGTGTTATAACCTATCAAGTAGCTGTTGAAGATTCCGGAAAATATAATTTGTTTGCACGCGTTAGAGTTGGTTCCGGAACTTTTAATGATGACAGTTTTTTCTCAGGTAAAGGATTTGGCAATAAAAATGATACTTCCGCAAATGATTGGGTATTTGTAAATGGATTAGCTAGTGCTGGTTTTTCAGCAGCGGAAGATTATGTTAATGATATTGGTATTGCAGCCTCTGAAGTCTGGAAATGGGTAAATGTTACAAAAAACTTTTTCCCGGTTGATTCAACACAAGAATATTTTTATGTTGATTTAGATAGTCTTACAAACACGTTTCAAATTGCAAGCAGAGAAGACGGTTTATATTTTGATAAGTTCGCATTTGGAAAAGCCAACTTATTTTTCACTGTTGAAGATTTAGATAATTCCTTAGCCGGTAATGAAACGATGGATAAACCGGATTCTAGTAAATTTTATGAAGGACCTCCGTTTGCTGAAGGAATGCCTAAATTTTTAGGAAATGCATACGGAGATATACAGGATAACATATTTGCAAATTATTGGAATCAATTAACGCCGGGGAATGCCGGTAAATGGGGATCTGTTGCTTCTCAACAAGATACAACATTGTGGAATTGGAATGGTTTAGATAGAGCATATAATCACGCCAAAGACAATGATTTAATTTTCAAAAATCACACATTAATTTGGGGGCAGCAGCAGCCTTCTTGGATTTCTGCTTTGGATTCTGCTCAGCAAATAAAATATATTGAAACTTGGATTAGAAAAGTTGGTGAAAGATATCCGGACATCGATATGATTGATGTTGTTAACGAACCTTTAACAAATCATAATCCACCGGATGGAATTAATGGTAGAGCGAACTATAAAAAAGCATTAGGTGGAAATGGAGCAACCGGATTGGATTGGGTTATTAAGTCATTTGAATTGGCAAGAAAATATTTACCAAATACAGAACTTATTTTGAATGATTATGGAATTATAAATGATAACGCTGCAACAACATCTTATCTTCAAATAATAAATTTACTTAAAGCAAGAAATCTGATTGATGGCATTGGTGTTCAGGGTCACAGATTCGAATTAGAAAATACAAACACAAGTACTTTAAAAAGTAATTTAGATAGACTTGCGGCAACCGGATTGCCAATATATATATCTGAATTAGATTTAGGTAATCTTAATGATTCCGGAACCCCCGATGACGCAAAACAATTAGAATTATATAAAAAATATTTTCCTGTTTTATGGCAGCATCCAGGAGTAAAAGGAATTACACTTTGGGGTTATTTAGAAGGACAAATGTGGCAGACCACTTGTTTCTTGGTTCACACAGATGGAGAAAATAGACCGGCAATGGATTGGATGGTTCAATACATAAAAGATAATCCAGTTGGAGTTGAAGAAATAAAAGAATCTTTACCGACTAATTATTCATTGGAACAAAATTATCCAAATCCGTTTAACCCAGCAACAGAAATACAATTCAGCATTGTTAATACAACAAAAGTTTCGTTAAAAGTTTATGATATTTTAGGTAGTGAAATTCAAACATTAGTCAATGAAGTTAAATCACCGGGAAATTATTCAATTACATTTGATGCAAAAAATATTTCAAGTGGAGTTTATTTTTATCAATTGTCAGCAGGAAATTTTTCTGCCATAAAGAAACTTGTAGTACTTAAATAATATAAAAAAAAGACTGAGCTTTGCTCAGCTTTGCAGTACGAATTGGAATTAACAATGAGAAAATTTTTCAACTTATTTATTATCATTTTTTCAATGCAGCATTCTGCACAATCAGATACTAGTTATATATCTATTGAGCCACCGGTAATATTATCAGCAAAAGAAGACCATGCAAGATTAATGAAACTTCTGGGAATTGAATCAATCCGTCCTGGTCCATCTGGTAACCCAGCAGATTCTAATTATGCAAATGTTGATGAATCAAAAGCTTCACCATACACAAGTTTATCGGATCCACTTATATTCAAAAACGGTGAGAAAGTAACTACTTCAGAAATGTGGTTGAAAAAAAGACGAAGTGAAATTATTGAAGAATTTGAAAGAGAAATTTACGGCAGACTCCCTTTTAACATTCCAAAAGTAAATTGGGAAGTAACCAAAGTAGAAAATAGTTTCATTGAAAATATACCGGTTATTAAAAAGCACTTACTTGGTAAAGTTGATAATTCAATATATCTTCTTATAAATGTTGGAATAAAAGCAACACTTGTTCTTCCGCAGAAAATTGAAAAACCAGTTCCGATTATGATACATCTTACATTTGATTTAAGTTTGTTCCCAAATTTTGATGTATCCAAGCTTCCGCCGGATTTTAATAAATGGCAAATACAATTGTTAAATGAAGGTTGGGGATTTGTAGAATTAATTCCTACAAGTTATCAAGATGATAATGGTGCAGGATTAACAAAAGG is a window from the Ignavibacteriota bacterium genome containing:
- a CDS encoding SMP-30/gluconolactonase/LRE family protein, giving the protein MKKQRNIIKKFLLLIFIEIIFQSQIFSQIVIDPNLVVEEIVKDIQQPEGPIWNDSLGLLFSDIKGNKIYRWSQENGKEIYLNDSDSTNGLTYDLEGRLIAGQMGKRRIVRFENDETQTSLADNYEGKKLNSPNDLVVKSDGSIFFTDPDFNIPVGQKKELSFNGIYRISPTGNLQLLETLTLPNGICFSPDETKLYVNDSQAHKIYVWDVINDSTITNKKLFFSIPVNGYADGMKTDSAGYIYCTCSSAVWVISPNGEQIGKINLPSNVSASNCAWGESNRTTIFITAGKSVFKTRPILTSIIEQSSVIPNKIKLYQNYPNPFNPTTHINYSIPKQSYITLKIFNVLGKEVKTIQKGILQAGNYSIIVNSEGLSSGVYFYRLESKDFTETKKFIITK
- a CDS encoding endo-1,4-beta-xylanase; amino-acid sequence: MEYKRKKIFILLLTFFIAIFISGNIFAQLVTNGSFEKSDTGVVAGAEINGWLIQVADGISPSPVYQIIDINAQDGNKALKITIAAVATNNWDIQIVADSIHAEPGKTYYYSIWAKAEKPGAQVNFTVGNYSYSEYAALRPANLTTQWKEFKLTFSVSDGQTVIRAPIHFNYAGNVGNTIYVDNLKIISEDFAKTPIIVEAESGIVGSNFSVQQEGDITFVTTTKNYTGLSFPEDSNSVITYQVAVEDSGKYNLFARVRVGSGTFNDDSFFSGKGFGNKNDTSANDWVFVNGLASAGFSAAEDYVNDIGIAASEVWKWVNVTKNFFPVDSTQEYFYVDLDSLTNTFQIASREDGLYFDKFAFGKANLFFTVEDLDNSLAGNETMDKPDSSKFYEGPPFAEGMPKFLGNAYGDIQDNIFANYWNQLTPGNAGKWGSVASQQDTTLWNWNGLDRAYNHAKDNDLIFKNHTLIWGQQQPSWISALDSAQQIKYIETWIRKVGERYPDIDMIDVVNEPLTNHNPPDGINGRANYKKALGGNGATGLDWVIKSFELARKYLPNTELILNDYGIINDNAATTSYLQIINLLKARNLIDGIGVQGHRFELENTNTSTLKSNLDRLAATGLPIYISELDLGNLNDSGTPDDAKQLELYKKYFPVLWQHPGVKGITLWGYLEGQMWQTTCFLVHTDGENRPAMDWMVQYIKDNPVGVEEIKESLPTNYSLEQNYPNPFNPATEIQFSIVNTTKVSLKVYDILGSEIQTLVNEVKSPGNYSITFDAKNISSGVYFYQLSAGNFSAIKKLVVLK
- a CDS encoding acetylxylan esterase, coding for MRKFFNLFIIIFSMQHSAQSDTSYISIEPPVILSAKEDHARLMKLLGIESIRPGPSGNPADSNYANVDESKASPYTSLSDPLIFKNGEKVTTSEMWLKKRRSEIIEEFEREIYGRLPFNIPKVNWEVTKVENSFIENIPVIKKHLLGKVDNSIYLLINVGIKATLVLPQKIEKPVPIMIHLTFDLSLFPNFDVSKLPPDFNKWQIQLLNEGWGFVELIPTSYQDDNGAGLTKGIIGLCNLGKPRDLDDWGALRAWAWGTSKVLDYLESDKNVDAKKVGIEGLSRYGKAALVTMAFDERFAIGFIGSSGAAGAKLHRRIFGEQVENIASEYEYHWMCGNYIKYAGPLTANDLPVDSHELIALCAPRPIFIGVGSPEVEGNWIDAKGMFLAAVNAGPVYKLFGKKDLGVSEFPEMGTKLISGEIGFRQHFGGHTNSPNWETFLKFAEKYIK